The following are encoded together in the Oreochromis niloticus isolate F11D_XX linkage group LG12, O_niloticus_UMD_NMBU, whole genome shotgun sequence genome:
- the LOC100709805 gene encoding glycerol-3-phosphate acyltransferase 4 — translation MELFFNPFDNLVCILLGISFTVWFTLLLVFIIVPAIFGVSFGIRRLYMKTLLKVFEWATLRIERGAKEKNHLLYKPYSNAIIAKEPTSLEEEIKEIRRSGSNKDLDSATEFELSDIFYFARRGVESIMDDEVTKRFSAEELESWNLLTRSNYNFHYISLRLTVLWGLGLLIRYGFLLPLRVTLAFTGVGLLVFLTSVVGLLPNGRMKNFLSEKVHLMCYRICVRALTAIITYHDSENKPKNGGICVANHTSPIDVIILASDGCYAMVGQIHGGLMGVIQRSMVKACPHIWFERSEVKDRHLVAKRLSDHVEDKSKLPILIFPEGTCINNTSVMMFKKGSFEIGATVYPVAIKYDPRFGDAFWNSSKFGMVSYLLRMMSSWAIVCSVWYLPPMSREEGEDAVQFANRVKAAIARQGGLVDLLWDGGLKRAKVKDTFKEEQQKLYSKMLVGTQEDRSRS, via the exons ATGGAACTCTTCTTCAATCCTTTTGATAACTTGGTGTGTATCCTGCTGGGCATCTCCTTCACCGTGTGGTTCACCCTGCTGCTGGTCTTCATTATTGTGCCTGCCATCTTTGGGGTGTCCTTTGGTATCCGGCGTCTTTACATGAAAACACTGTTAAAGGTCTTTGAG TGGGCCACACTTAGGATAGAGAGAGgagcaaaagaaaagaatcaccTCCTGTACAAACCCTATTCAAATG CTATCATTGCCAAGGAGCCAACCTCCTTGGAGGAGGAGATCAAGGAGATCCGGCGGAGTGGCAGCAATAAAGACCTGGACTCAGCCACCGAGTTTGAGTTATCTGACATTTTCTATTTTGCCCGGCGAGGAGTGGAAAGCATCATGGATGATGAAGTGACCAAGCGGTTTAGTGCTGAGGAGCTGGAGTCCTGGAATCTGCTGACCCGCAGCAACTATAATTTCCACTATATCAGCCTGAGGCTGACTGTCCTATGGGGGCTGGGCCTGCTGATCCGCTATGGTTTCCTGCTGCCTCTCAG GGTCACTCTTGCCTTCACTGGTGTAGGTCTGCTTGTGTTCCTCACCTCTGTTGTTGGGCTGCTGCCAAATGGAAG GATGAAAAATTTTCTGAGTGAGAAAGTCCATTTGATGTGCTACAGAATATGCGTCAGAGCTTTGACTGCCATTATAACCTACCATGACAG TGAGAATAAACCCAAAAATGGAGGCATCTGTGTCGCTAACCACACTTCACCAATTGATGTCATCATCCTGGCAAGCGATGGCTGTTATGCTATG gTTGGACAAATCCATGGTGGCTTGATGGGGGTCATTCAGAGATCCATGGTCAAAGCTTGTCCACACATTTGGTTTGAACGCTCAGAAGTAAAAGACAGACATCTTGTGGCCAAAAG ATTGAGCGACCATGTAGAAGATAAATCTAAACTGCCTATCCTCATTTTCCCAGAAG GTACCTGCATTAACAACACATCGGTTATGATGTTTAAGAAGGGCAGTTTTGAAATCGGTGCCACAGTCTACCCTGTGGCTATTAAG TATGATCCCCGCTTTGGAGATGCTTTCTGGAATAGCAGCAAGTTCGGGATGGTCAGCTACCTTTTGCGTATGATGAGCAGCTGGGCCATCGTCTGCAGCGTGTGGTACCTTCCTCCCATGTCTAGAGAG GAGGGAGAGGATGCAGTACAGTTCGCAAATCGTGTTAAAGCAGCCATAGCAAGGCAAGGAGGACTAGTCGATCTCTTGTG GGATGGAGGACTGAAAAGAGCAAAGGTTAAAGATACCTTTAAGGAAGAGCAGCAGAAGCTGTACAGTAAAATGCTGGTTGGCACCCAGGAGGACCGCAGCCGCTCCTGA